In the Leptotrichia sp. oral taxon 847 genome, one interval contains:
- a CDS encoding M50 family metallopeptidase: MSIILTLILLGIIILIHELGHFLTAKFFRMPVFEFAIGMGPKVFSRKKGETVYSIRALPLGGFVNIGGMQPEELDFENLKKEKIDEIAKKLKDEEEFKNVEFDDEKFVDEVEKRLNLVLKEEKERQSYISKNGFYKKSPFARFIVLIAGVVMNFVSAIIAIFIMLSITNMKPMVLTKAVVGVVRNDSKVSGKLKINDKILEINGKKIQNWKEMTDEISKISKNYKNEDISLKILRNNREITQNVKLTYYNEAKSNLLGIQVLQKKLTLGEKFHSTFYTFKEYFKMTLVGVKMLVTGKVALKDMTGPVGLPKIVNLAYSSGGLLALLGIFILISINIGIMNLLPIPALDGGRILFVLPEFIGIKINKKIEEKIHIIGMIFLMILMLIIVFFDITKYF; encoded by the coding sequence ATGAGTATAATTTTGACATTGATATTGCTTGGAATTATAATTTTAATTCACGAACTGGGGCATTTTTTGACAGCAAAATTTTTTAGAATGCCTGTCTTTGAATTTGCAATTGGGATGGGGCCTAAGGTTTTTTCACGGAAAAAAGGAGAAACTGTCTATTCAATACGGGCTTTGCCACTTGGAGGATTTGTCAATATTGGAGGAATGCAGCCAGAGGAGCTTGACTTTGAAAATTTAAAAAAAGAAAAAATCGATGAAATCGCCAAAAAATTAAAAGACGAAGAAGAGTTTAAAAATGTGGAATTTGATGATGAAAAATTTGTGGATGAAGTGGAAAAAAGGCTAAATTTGGTGCTGAAAGAAGAAAAGGAAAGACAAAGTTATATTTCTAAAAACGGATTTTATAAAAAATCTCCGTTTGCAAGATTTATCGTTCTAATTGCCGGGGTCGTAATGAATTTTGTTTCGGCAATAATTGCAATTTTTATAATGCTTTCAATAACAAATATGAAGCCTATGGTACTTACTAAAGCTGTAGTTGGAGTAGTTAGAAATGATTCAAAAGTTAGTGGAAAGTTAAAAATAAATGACAAAATTTTGGAAATTAATGGAAAAAAAATTCAAAACTGGAAAGAAATGACTGATGAAATTTCAAAAATTAGTAAAAATTATAAGAATGAAGATATTTCACTGAAAATATTGAGAAATAATAGAGAAATAACACAAAATGTAAAATTGACCTATTACAATGAAGCAAAATCAAATTTACTTGGAATACAAGTTTTACAAAAAAAACTGACTTTAGGTGAAAAATTCCATTCAACTTTTTATACATTTAAAGAGTATTTTAAAATGACGCTTGTCGGTGTAAAAATGCTAGTTACAGGAAAAGTTGCACTAAAAGATATGACAGGACCAGTAGGACTTCCTAAAATAGTGAATTTGGCTTATAGTAGTGGAGGCTTGTTAGCTCTGCTTGGAATATTTATTTTAATTTCAATAAATATCGGAATAATGAATCTACTTCCAATTCCAGCTCTTGACGGAGGAAGAATCCTATTCGTATTGCCAGAATTTATTGGAATAAAAATTAATAAAAAAATCGAGGAAAAAATACATATCATTGGAATGATATTTTTAATGATTTTAATGTTAATAATCGTATTTTTCGATATAACAAAGTATTTTTAG
- a CDS encoding TetR/AcrR family transcriptional regulator produces MARNCEKKKKRDKILEKSWELFRVNGYEETKIERITKEVGISKGSFYTYFKTKEDVLFSILEKIEIEIENLLKKINVSKEPSKILYEFLERRMELFLKYVRNMKLENLYIMKSGQIDKFKNRINVLYTTFIKDSIMKKYENEKVWNSEIISKYINSSIESYFFQEIFENKGIDEDFENRSKKAIKEFTKFIDSALR; encoded by the coding sequence TTGGCTAGAAATTGTGAAAAAAAGAAAAAAAGAGATAAAATTTTAGAAAAATCTTGGGAATTGTTTAGAGTAAATGGTTACGAGGAAACAAAAATTGAGAGAATAACAAAGGAAGTGGGAATTTCAAAAGGAAGTTTTTATACTTATTTTAAGACAAAAGAAGATGTCTTATTTTCAATTTTAGAAAAAATTGAAATTGAAATTGAAAATTTACTAAAAAAAATAAATGTTTCAAAAGAGCCTTCCAAAATTTTGTACGAATTTTTGGAACGAAGGATGGAGTTATTTTTAAAATATGTGCGAAATATGAAATTGGAAAATTTGTATATTATGAAATCAGGTCAAATTGATAAATTTAAAAATAGGATAAATGTTCTTTATACAACTTTTATCAAAGATAGTATTATGAAAAAATATGAAAATGAAAAAGTTTGGAACTCGGAAATTATTTCAAAATATATAAATTCTTCAATAGAAAGTTATTTTTTTCAAGAAATTTTTGAAAATAAAGGAATAGATGAAGATTTTGAAAATAGAAGCAAGAAGGCAATTAAAGAATTTACAAAATTTATAGATAGCGCATTAAGATAA